cagattcaacttgatcactgtctctaatcatcgtcggaacggGCTGTTGAaggcctcttttttaaaatataattaccgatggaaggagGAAGACtttgtgtaacctgcctttgtgttaaattttttattattgatcaagtcgaaaatgctatctaaaacacatatcactcatgcaaaaagaggtgtcagacaattttttttatcatactgctttaattacattaaagatgtctgtttccgttgattccgttaaataccaattcctcagagcaattggtactttgcggaacggaacggaataataaatttaaaaagttaaaatcagaaccaatgtttctaatcatcgtcggaaaggacgacgtgaggtcagtctagatatcataatgcatgacttgcaaatgcgttaatttcatgataatttatcaggACAATCCGACATATTCATCTACAGAATATTTCCGGATGTTATACATTATTACACATTTCACCTGTGAAGATGAGATtaagtatacatttgtgttatttgtatatggaaaaccgtaaaacacagaaattttaaagtttgttttgttttaaagatttttcgaaattttgataaatgccccctttggataccttaaatgaaatactgttccgttccgttccgtaaagtaccaatagCCGTTCAAAGGCTATCAGGCAaaacataaatttgaaataattggttttatcttattttatttctgtacaaaaatgaGGACAGATGAAACATGACATGACATTAAAATGAGAAGAatgtaaatgattaaaatatgtcCATGTGAAAATGCTTCATTTCTTCCTTACTTATCTTCATCTGTTTATCTTCCAACTTGCGAATATTTGAAAGAGTTTcacaaaagaatattttttccttCATGTCTGCATGTTATGAAGAACATTATaacaaaaggataaaaaaaagttacaacaTAATGTTTTGCTGTTGgtcacaaaataatatattttgctGTAGATTCCCTTTCTACTTTCACTTTGTCTTTGATTTTACACATATAAGAGTTTATCGTCGTCCTCTTGGTGGCCCTCGTCCACGACCTCTCAttccaccaccaccaccaccaccacctcTGCCGCCACGACCACCCCTTCCACCTCTACCTCCTCTGCCacctgaaataaatatataatttacaacTACTGTGACAATCAAATCAAGTATCaagttaataatttattatttttctgaagACTGTGAATCAATTATATGTGTATGTAATTAGAAGAGTCTTGACGCTCATTTGAATACTCTATATTAATCTAATAATGTATAATAATCAgaattataatctttttttattcagtCACAAATGTCCTTTGATTCAACAGCTATTCTTTTTTCATGGTAACTTTTTCGGGGAAATGCAAACAATATCAACTCACACGTCATGTTTACCACTGCTGATTAAATCCTTTTGATTTAGTGACTTGCTGTCAGTAATGgactttaaaaaacaaatgtaattttGTTGATTACTTACCCCTATCCCTACCACCTCTAAATGCACCACGTCCTTTAGGTGTGTCATCTATCAGTAATGTGTCTAGTGGCAAACTGTCAGGTAAGATGTAATATCGGATATTGTTACCACGGATACTAAGTGTGTCCAGCTGTACTGGGTCTTTGTTTTTCACGGTCATCTTTACAGATTTTAAATGGGTATTCATGCTGACATCAACCCCTATAAATATAATCATCTTTCaatgttaaaatttatatatctaagCTTCAACTTGATTGTATTATGAATAAGGCCAAATTAAATAGCAAGATACAAAGTTAAAAGCATAGTAGTCAAAATAAAGGGTTATATTCAAGGTTACTTAGTTACATTTGGTTATCTTTCCAGTGATCTCAGTGACAGCTCACTATCGGACTAAAAAATTCACCAAAATACAGTACAACTACAACTTGTGACTTGCTCTTAATAATCTGCtttgttttaacaaaacatattaGGAAAGTGTCCAAGGCAGGGAcctatatatttaatttttttaactagaaaatttataaaagtcacAGGATAATAATGACAAGACATTTACCTGTTACTGTTCCATGGACCTGTGTTCCATTCTTAAGTTCAATAGTGACGGTCTCGTGGgacaatttcatcaaaaatctgaaaacaaaatcaaaattgtctAGACTCATCCAGATCATCTCACAAATTAAAGCTCTactaggccacaccaatttaatttcttgttctacggatttttggactccaaaaattggggcgagcgagcgatttgaaaattttaataaaaaaatcttttatttgcaaatttttgaggcgaagcttaaaaagtaaaggcgagcgattaaattttttttttgtaaacataaaatagtaggttttgactatattaaaacttgatttatcacttgtaccttgacatttctttaatttatgaagtatttttccctgttcaacaagaaataattgaataattaaatctggtctatgtatgtgtgactgacaatgagacaattctccatccaagtcataatcaggttcagaacaaccccttaatgttgcgaatatcccttttatgaggggtcaaaataagttataatatatttttttttgtaaaaacactttaagtacaaaagggcttatattttcccaaagaactttaatatttggtattaaatggtcaaaacatgtccaagaattttgtaatattcctggactttaaccatgttaacacatttactttaagttacatatcattcaaaataagtggacccatccctcctttagaaaagttgttcaaaatataatgtatttctcctctttttgagtaaaaaattctaagttgtcaaaggttttgtatagtagcactgtacaaatccttagaatttctattttcttttccacaacagtaaacatggtaaaatgaccccttcaaggcacttgtctgagggagggttgaTCCCAACctaataataacaaacataggtcaaagtacggccttttacacagagctttgatcaagacaaaccagcaagctataaggaaccacaacttagtattgtacacaattggaacaggaaaaccaacgatctaaattatatttccaaacgggaaaataccaataaaccacatcaacaaacgataactgctgaacgacaggtccGTGAATCAACAATGACAGGTGTACAAACCTGCAGCAGGTATGACCGTaaccatacattataattgcagttgaaggcaaatccttcagaagttctttgtactttattttaacaacgaacatttatttatagggaatataagttatggggaaagaaaccaacgttttgttctgtattggtatttctatttatatcggagcactcccgcttggaataaattggtttcatgctgaaacaaatattctcgcagATCTCTACAGTGTTGTGGGGTGctgataggtttaaaatcgttaataaaacaaatgttgagatctttatataatatttacaaaaaaacgatGCGAGAAATGGACATGATctcatttccggatgcgggaagcgggaatataataaaaattaaaaaaatctgttttgaaaaaaaataggtgcgggccgGTCTGTCGAACAAGGattcaaattggtgtggccctagtactttatttcaaaatgtaaaatattttgcatgttttactttttaaattgttggtCTTTAACTTAATTTTAACAGTGAATACAATGTATTCGGAGGACGACGCCAAATGATACCAATAAACGaccaatttttgcggtcgtataaaaatatctTACACCTGAATACAAATGTAATCTAATCAATATTTTGGGACAAACCCTTccttattttaatcattttgctTAGAATACTGCAAAATAATATACATcaattgatattatataaacatgagACATATTTAACATGGGTGCTGAAATTACTACATCAGGTGCCGATCTAACCAGGTGCCAATTTGACTACACTTAGACCCAAATGAGACCAGCTTGGAAGGTATCAAAACTATATTTTGACTCCAGAATCGGGAAAATCAGATAATATCATAAACATGACTTGAActtttcttgaactgaattttaatgtgcgtattgttgcatttatttttctacattggttagagatATGGGTGGAGATCtcgcaaacatgtttaaccccgcagcaTTTTTGGGCCTGTCCCAAgacaggagcctctggcctttgttggtcttgtattattttaattttagtttcttgtgtacaatttggaaattagtctgcatggcgttcattatcactgaactagtatatatttgtttaggggccagctgaaggacgcctccggttgctTGAATtccttgctacattgaagacctgctggtgaccttctgctgtttgttttttctacagtcgggtagtccaaataattatgacgtcttgaaaggctatattatttttctttgactttGATGCTGGGtttgtccaaataattatgacgtcttgaaaggctattatattttttttctttgacaccTTACATGTTACTATGTTACTTCGACGTTCTttacgtcttgaaaggctattatattatttaagaaaaaaaatataatagcctttcaagacgtcataattatttggactaacgatcgggttgttgtctctgacacattccccatttccattctcaattttatatcttGTAAATAATAGaccaaatacaatatatttattgaagACAAATATCTGTAAGACAAGATTGAAGCAACACAAATGAAGGAAGAAtaatatccacaaaaaaattTCCCGTTCAAAAGGCAAAAACTGAAAACAGGTTTAAAATTTGTGCCGATACTCTGGGCTGAAGGTGCATATATTTATCTAATGAAAAGGGCTTACAGTCCCGATAATACTGCGTTCCATCATACCAGAAAATATGTCACAGAGGGAGGAACTCCACATAAATTgttcaatacatttgtataagaTCGTATAAAATACTTAGCGTGGGGCACTCGTCAATTTAATGGGCGTTTTCTTGTTGAATGATTGCAACAATCCTCAAAATAATGCTATCATTACATCGAACCTTCATTCGtgtatatattttctaattattggAATTGCTTTTACCTCACAAGCTTCATGATTACATGGATTTGTATACCATGTACaggaaaaaatattgataatggCGGCAACCGGCTCGTCTTGTTTACGTATAAACGGAACGCTTTGCTGAGTGTCTATTTTATTCTatacataaaacatatcaaCGACCTGCTGAAAGTTTTTAGCGACTGGTACCAAATGTTTTCTCTTGCTGTTACCCTTTTGTAGGCAAAGTACTAGCTTTTTAAAAAACCGACGTAGTTGGCTGGATTTCTATCCGTTTCTTCAGTTTCTTTTCGTTTGCCTTATCAAATTGTAACACttgattgttatatttttcattgttgCATAGTGTGtcaaactgttttattttttgtctgtttgacaGTGAAATTTCGCGTTTTTCCATTATATTTTCGAATAAAAAATCAGTTTGAAAAAAACCTCAGTAGCACTGTATGTCTGACTATTTTTTTCGCTCGGTCAGACCgatcttttttatatcatttataatgtagatcataatacaaaaatgtgaaagtAGAAAATAAAGGACATGGCGTATCCAGCCAGGACACAAAATCagtatgtataaaaaagaaggccgtggaaaaaagtttaaaaaaaagaaaatgtggaatgattgccaatgagcaAAGCGTAtaccacatatatatatatatagtcagctataaaaggctccgaaattacaaatgttaaacaattgaaACTAGAAAACTATAACTGCCTGTTATATGTGCACTGTAAAGGAACATGTGTCATGAAGAGATGGTTTCCATTATATTGTTTGCCCTATTTGGTATGCTTGCTTATGAGAACGGTAATTGACTCcaagatttttttgttgttcttcaTATTAAAGTCACAGTGAGGCCTTCAACACTCAGCATATATACCTCTCACATCATTGAATGCAAGTTCAAAAGCGGCGGTCCCTAGTACCAGCTTGATATTTAAATGTTGCTTCATGAATGATAAATTTCTACTTTATTACCATATTAATAGGGACTGCAATTCTATGTGAGTTTTAATACCTCATTAACGGGGCAAACTGTATCAACCATGCTGCATCCAAATGCCGCACGGTTTTTCTTCAcagttttcggacaataactcgGTCAAAATTGCTTTGAACAGTTTTCAGAAAACTTTGGTGACTGTTTTATATCTATCATGCAAGATATGATCCCTTcacattttttatcataaatttctTATTGGaactttatttgttgaaatagcAACAGACACGCTCGATCATGAAGGGTTCCTTTATTAATCATTTGAAATAACCTGGCCtttgatgcatttttttttatgtgactTGACTAATGAGCAGAggcgaccccccccccccctttttgagaaaaaaatttggttgcttatttagggaatcactgaGGCGGGATGAAATCGGGCCCCCTCAAGTTAGGCAGCCATTGGGCCCCACTTATGAAcatttctagatccgccactgatgaGAGtcgttaatatatatataacagaaagAGAAGGGGAACTCGACTTTAATGCTTAATGTACTCCGGCCTTAGAATTTGCAGTCAGTGAAATGGCTAATTTCAATCAagaaagtgtattttcagataGGAAGCTGGCTATCCActtcatttttttcatcttttgcaTGCCAAAGCAGTCGTATTTACTAATTAAATATGTAACTTTGCTGAACGTGGCTATATACAAAGCCTTGTCAAAGCCGAACTAAATCTAGTCCCATATGTTCATCACTACATTATTTCATCTGCTAGGTACCGAACTAAATCTAGTCCCATGTGTTCATCACTATATTATTTCATCTACTAGGTACTAAATTTAACCGGCGCTCACATGATCTTTCCTTTCTGATATACTGGCATTTCGATAAATTATCGTTGGATTCCAGTTGCCTGATGATGACACCATGCATGATTCAGGCTCCGTGTGTTACTACCTCAGAATttcgtaaaaaaataatttctctcGTAACATGATGTGttgaataaagaaacaagtcggaaAGACAGATGCAGAGAAACAATTCAGTATACGGATATAATGGATATTGAACTGCACATTTCTATAAAACAAGGACTCGGAAATATTGTTGCCatcttcaaatacattgatAAAGTAAAACTAAGTAACCGCATGTGGTTTATGGTCACAACTATATATTAGTGTAAACTTTTTGTGTTACTTCTTGTagatataaactcatcatagttaccaggatcaaaattttatatatttacgccagacgcgcgtttcgtctaaaaaatagactcatcagtgatgctcgaataaaaaaatgccgGTTTAAAATACcgagttcaaagttgaagagctttgaggaccaaaaattcctaaaagtgttgccaaatacagctaaggtaggCCTAATCGATATATTTCCTTGCCGCTTTATCgctgcatttttttcaaatcacaATTATATGCCTGTTAAATTATACTGCTAGGCAATATTGCTTAAGATAGAAAAAGACTGATGTATGATGCAATATTCCAAAGTAATACTGATTATTTGGATTATTTAAATgagcactagctgtcaaattcatgttcaccgatttgactcaaaaatacatttttatttcacttggTCATTTatagcaaggatttgtatagtaaaatTTTAccatacaaatccttgtttatCCTGTTTatagtgagagaaaaaaatcttatattgatcttttatttttaactctACTGTTCCCCTTTAACGCTTTATCCTATCCACTACTGCATGTGTTCGCACCtagtttcataaaattatgttttgttcagctttacattttatttagaaatggCTTGTAATAGATATGATACCGTGATATGATACcgtgacatacatgtatgttgtattATCGGACCAtagatgaattatcacgttgtgattggttaaacgccgtcacatggtgaccccctatgagaccgtagggGGTTAGTAGGTTTCATagggggttcatgacgcgttaatggcgacgtcatctattaatgttgttgcgttttattgtttatttttcaacaaaacgacgcagaaaagtccagcgtccgataaattcgttatacggttaactactgaccccctacggatccatagagggtcaCGGaatcaccccctatggattttactaaccctctatggatccgtatggggtcagtagcgaatAATAGCCAATCGTAACTACTCGGCCATTCTCGTTACGCAGTACAATAGCTTCTTCGTGCAATCAGAAAGGCCGAGTTGTTCCGATTGTTGTAATAGCAGGACACGGTCTGGGACCCAGATGTCACGTGTATGATTTAGCACACGTGGTATTATTTTTGTGTACATATCCGGGAACTTTCTACGCTTCCacataaattatgcaaattagtaaaaatttaaaattccgATTAAAGAAACGAATAATATATATGCGTACcttaaaaatgtgtaaaaatgaAGTCAGTTTGTTATTATTCtagttgattttaaaaagtgtatatAGTTCATAATTGTTAAATTCGAAATAatctagaaaatatttaataaatagtgATTTTCATGATTTCGTTTCgccaaataattttaaatttgcagtaacCCTTGTCAGTTTTCACAAATGGCGATAGCGTCAGGAgcattgtcaaaattttctgaTGCATATTTTGCTTGATTGCGAAAGTTAACAGAAAATgtagtttaatttttattgcaaaataatcTACATAGTTGAAATACTACTTAAGTAGAAGGTACTTTATTGATGCTTTGCTGAATCATGAAAACTTTAACTAAACAACTTGTCTGACTGATGCCGACCCTAGCTCTCTTAGTCTCTAACTGTGAGAGCAAAATTAGTCAATCTTTTGACTTATAATTTGCCTGCTGGATTAATGTTGATTATTGTTATCATCTTACATTTCTTTGAATAAAGTAATGCACCCAACAAAGTATGATTGTTGGACCTTTTTAGTGAAATATACTGACTTTATGGGACTATATATAGCTAGTCTATAATTATGAATTTCAAAGTAATTGTTTTAGTTTCTTTTCTGATCTGggtaaataaaagataattgcTTGACATGATGTCATCCAATTTCAGTCTTCTTCATTTTAAGTCTTGGCCCATAGTTTCGATATGTTCAACTTCAGATTCATCTGATCTCCCTTAAAAGTATTTTGATGTTAAACATATTAGTTGAGTTCCATTTAGCCTTAGTTCTCATTgccatatatatttgattaaaacttTTCATCACTCCAATGCTTGTCGTAATATAAAGAAATTCTGTAACAGAAGGAacctacatttgtacatgtatataactagATAAAGATCCTCAAGTGTTCACATGATGTCACTATAGTTTGCTAAATCaacataatttctttttttgaatgatTATTTCCCATTATACTAGgcatgatattttattaatttcatgtaaaaatataaaggaCGACTTATGGTCTGGATAGCATATATAGTATTTTTGTTGAAGGGACAATGGTAGCAAATGAACTGGGTTGTCAGTTTTGgtgtttaaatatttcttattaaTTAGCTGGTGAATTGGGTTCTACATCAACACATCCTTCTTGGGCAAACATCAAATGTATCAACAAATAAGCTATCCTCATTGTTAAAGAAGCTTTGGTTTTCAATATGTTCTCACACTTAAGCatctaatttataataaaaaaatgaacataaaatgTATAAGAAATGAACATCTGACAAGTTGTATTTGTGGGATTCTTTAGACATTGTATGGCACCAAAATGACTCAAGTTATAATATTTCCATTTTGAATCACCTGTACTCAATTCATTCAAGGtacaaaatatgtaacataCATGTAGACCTTATTGTAATTTTGCCGAATCACAAAATAACTCagcatacatcatgtacatggcATATTTGAgttttttgcatttgcattgtttaaaaaaGTTTAGATGTTGATGACTCGATATACATTTATAATCTATGTTATTTTTCAAAGGTACACACAAATGGATATACAAGTAAAGCCCATTACTGAAAATGGTGGAAAAGGAGATAATCATGAAACAAAGACAATAGATAAAGATGAAAATGTAGCTGAACATTTGGAGAAGAACCCTCTTCATATAAATGTAACCAATCATCAACCAGTAGAACGTCAAGATTCACTGCCAATATCTCCTGGCCCCCTATCACCTGACCCTGTACACGATTTACCAGTAGAATTACTGCAAGCTGGATGGAGGAGATTTTGGAGTAAGAGAGAACAGCAACCTTACTTCTTCAATAAATTAACCAATGAATCATTATGGGAAATGCCACAGTTGAAGTCGGGTCATGGAGTAAGTTTCTTGTTAGCAAATTTATAACTAACCTTATAGATCTGGCCTTTCGGCTTTGATTCAATAAAGGACTTGAGAcataaataatatcaattttagttgtTAGATTTCTTGTGAAATGCAGGCCAGTTAATTGCAAACGATATGGTGCTTATCTTCATCTTAGATATCAGTTTAATCACCTGATTGTTTCAGATGAACCTTAACAATTTACCCAGTAGCCAAGAAATTTCAACAGAGacatcaattaaaacaaaatgacacttGTGTATCAAGTTTTCTGTTGTTAAagccattgaaatttaaaaaatgagcCCAAAACTATCCTTGgtaatttaataaatacatgtttagataaCAAGATTGAGTTTAAAGGCGATGGCAAGttaaaaacatgttaaagaatATAAATCTTGCCACGttaaaaacatgttaaagaatATAAAACTTGCCACATGTGTAAATTTTAGATTACCTTTTCAGTCCCCTAATTTACTGACGGATCCTTTAGGGATTGGAGGAGATCATCCTGCACCTGTTCCCAGCAGTACAGATACACGTTTGTGTCGCCCCAGCACAGACATTCCTCCTCCTCAAGTGGGAGAGAAAAGACGATTAAGTGGGGATGTTGGTGATAGTTCACCTAAAAAACCATTTACTTACAggtaaaaattagaaaaaataaaattgagaatggaaatggggaatgtgtcaaagagacaacaacccgaccaaaataaaaaaaatacaacagcagaaggtcaccaacaggtcttcaatgtagcgagaaattcccgcacccggaggcgtccttcagctggcccctaaacaaatatatactagttcagtgataatgaacgccatactaatttccaaattgtacacaagaaactaaaattttaaataatacaagactaacaaaggccagaggctcctgacttgggacaggcgcaaaaatgcggcggggttaaacatgtttgtgagatctcaaccctcccctatacctctaaccagtgtagaaaagtaaaagcataacaatacgcacattaaaattcagttcaagagaagtccgagtctgatgtcagaagatgtaaccaaagaaaataaacaaaatgacaataatacataaataacaacagactactagcagttaactgacatgccagctccagacttcaattaaactgactgaaagattatgatttcatcaaatgaacatcaggcacaatccttcccgtaaggggtttagtatcataccatcataacatatatgagaagaacataacccgtgtcatgccaacaactgtttttagaataaatgtgtttagttccgacgcaaagaccttatcagtgactcaatattaacgccaaaatatgcaatctttaatgacttgacaacagtatcgtaattataccccttcttaataagtctattcaaaggttttgtaagtttatgaggtgaatactgacacctttgtgctttataaagaatatttccataaaaaattggatgtgaaatacctgaacgtataaaaagtctgcatgttgagctatatttacgaatgatgtctttataccgatgataaaatttagtaaatgttttgactagtttgtgatatcgaaaaccctggtgtaataatttttcagtaatacataaatttctctcgttaaaatctaaaacattgttacatacacgagcgaatcgtacaagttgagatatataaacaccgtaagatggtgacaagggaacgtcaccatctaaaaacggataattaacgataggaaatgaaaaatcatcccttttatcataaattttagtattcagctttccgttagtgatataaatatcaagatcgaggaaagggcagtggtcattgttagtattagctttatttaaagtaagttcaccaggataaatttcattaatatacatactgaagtcgtcattattgagagccaaaatatcatccaaatatctaaaagtattattaaatttgtttatcagatgttgttttgatgggtctttgcttatttttgtcaaaaccaCTTTAAACTTTAAGgtagaaattataaattttatgttaagatttttatacgaccgcaaattttgaaaaaaattttgtcgtatattgctatcacgttggcgtcgtcgtcgtcgtcgtccgaatacttttagttttcgcactctaactttagtaaaagtgaatagaaatctatgaaattttaacacaaggtttatgaccataaaaggaaggctggtattgattttgggagttttggtcccaatatttttggaattaggggccaaaaagggtccaaataagcattttcttggttttcgcactataactttagtttaagttaatagaaatctatgaaattttgacacaaggtttatgaccacaaaagaaaggatgggattgatttttggagttttggttttaacagtttaggaattaggggccaaaaaagggcccaaataagcattattcttggttttcgaacaataactttagttaaagtaaatagaaatcaatgaaatttaaacacaatgtttatgaccacaaaaggaaggttggtattgattttgggagtttcggtccgaacagtttaggaattaggggccaaaaagggacccaaataagcatttttcttggttttcgcaccatagcgttagtattagtaaatagaaatctatgaaatttaaacacaaggtttatgactataaaaggaaggttggtattgatttggggagttttggtcccaacagttaaggaaaaagaggcccaaagggtccaaaattaaactttgtttgatttcatcataattgaataattggggttctttaatatgccgaatctaactgtgtatgtagattcttaatttttggtcccgttttcaaattggtctacattaaggtccaaagggtccaaaattaaacttagtttgattttaacaaaaattgaaaccttggggttctttgatatgctgaat
Above is a genomic segment from Mytilus trossulus isolate FHL-02 unplaced genomic scaffold, PNRI_Mtr1.1.1.hap1 h1tg000463l__unscaffolded, whole genome shotgun sequence containing:
- the LOC134702435 gene encoding probable small nuclear ribonucleoprotein Sm D1 yields the protein MKLVRFLMKLSHETVTIELKNGTQVHGTVTGVDVSMNTHLKSVKMTVKNKDPVQLDTLSIRGNNIRYYILPDSLPLDTLLIDDTPKGRGAFRGGRDRGGRGGRGGRGGRGGRGGGGGGGGMRGRGRGPPRGRR